Proteins encoded by one window of Phenylobacterium soli:
- a CDS encoding electron transfer flavoprotein subunit alpha/FixB family protein: MAVLVIADHDNASLKEDTAKVVTAAQKVSGDIDILVAGQGAKAVADAAAKIQGVRKVLLAESAELGQGLAEAVEALVVPLMANYDAVLVPATSQGKNFAPRIAAKLDVAQISDAIEVVDANTFVRPIYAGNALETVQSSDAKKVVTVRPTAFKAAAEGGSASVETIAAPGAPAKTHFVDQKLVKSARPELTAAKIVVSGGRAMGSAEEFQRVIEPLADKLGAAVGASRAAVDAGYAPNDYQVGQTGKVVAPELYVAIGISGAIQHLAGMKDSKVIVAINKDPDAPIFQVADYGLVADYKAAVPELMSALG, from the coding sequence ATGGCCGTTCTCGTCATCGCCGATCACGACAACGCGTCGCTGAAGGAAGACACCGCCAAGGTGGTCACCGCCGCCCAGAAGGTGTCGGGCGACATCGACATCCTGGTCGCCGGCCAGGGCGCCAAGGCCGTCGCCGACGCCGCCGCCAAGATCCAGGGCGTGCGCAAGGTGCTGCTGGCCGAGAGCGCCGAGCTGGGCCAGGGCCTGGCCGAGGCCGTCGAGGCCCTCGTCGTGCCGCTCATGGCCAACTACGACGCGGTGCTGGTGCCCGCGACCTCGCAGGGCAAGAACTTCGCCCCGCGGATCGCCGCCAAGCTCGACGTGGCCCAGATCTCGGACGCCATCGAGGTGGTCGACGCCAACACCTTCGTGCGCCCGATCTACGCCGGCAACGCGCTGGAGACCGTCCAGTCGTCGGACGCCAAGAAGGTCGTCACCGTCCGCCCGACCGCCTTCAAGGCGGCGGCCGAAGGCGGCTCGGCCTCGGTCGAGACGATCGCCGCCCCCGGCGCGCCGGCGAAGACCCACTTCGTCGACCAGAAGCTCGTGAAGAGCGCCCGTCCGGAACTGACCGCGGCCAAGATCGTGGTCTCTGGCGGCCGCGCCATGGGCTCGGCCGAGGAGTTCCAGCGGGTCATCGAGCCGCTCGCCGACAAGCTCGGCGCGGCGGTGGGCGCCAGCCGCGCCGCGGTGGACGCCGGCTACGCGCCGAACGACTACCAGGTCGGCCAGACGGGCAAGGTCGTCGCCCCCGAGCTCTATGTCGCCATCGGCATCTCGGGCGCCATCCAGCACCTGGCCGGCATGAAGGACTCCAAGGTGATCGTGGCGATCAACAAGGATCCGGACGCCCCGATCTTCCAGGTGGCCGACTACGGCCTGGTGGCCGACTACAAGGCCGCCGTGCCGGAGCTGATGTCCGCGCTGGGCTGA
- a CDS encoding 3-hydroxybutyryl-CoA dehydrogenase, with product MVQIRKVGVIGAGQMGSGIAHVCALGGYDVLLHDVSPDRIEAGVELIKKNLSRQVVRGIIGQEAMDAALSHVKPAPELQAVGATDLAIEAATEDEQVKKTIFKALQPHLGPDTLLASNTSSISITRLASATDRPERFIGLHFMNPAPLMKLVEIIRGIATDAETYDTAVKFAQSLGKTTANAEDFPAFIVNRILVPMINEAIYTLYEGVGTVDAIDTAMKLGANHPMGPLELGDFIGLDTVLSIMNVLYDGLSDSKYRPCPLLVKYVEAGWLGRKTGRGFYDYRGDVPVPTR from the coding sequence ATGGTTCAAATCAGGAAGGTCGGCGTGATCGGCGCCGGCCAGATGGGGTCGGGCATCGCCCACGTCTGCGCCCTGGGCGGCTACGACGTCCTGCTGCACGACGTGAGCCCCGATCGCATCGAGGCGGGCGTCGAGCTCATCAAGAAGAACCTGAGCCGCCAGGTGGTCCGCGGGATCATCGGCCAGGAGGCGATGGACGCCGCCCTATCCCACGTCAAGCCAGCGCCCGAGCTGCAGGCGGTGGGCGCGACCGACCTCGCCATCGAGGCGGCCACCGAGGACGAGCAGGTCAAGAAGACCATCTTCAAGGCGCTGCAGCCCCACCTGGGTCCAGACACCCTGCTGGCGTCCAACACCTCGTCGATCTCGATCACGCGCCTGGCCTCGGCCACCGACCGGCCGGAGCGCTTCATCGGGCTCCACTTCATGAACCCGGCGCCGCTGATGAAGCTCGTGGAGATCATCCGCGGCATCGCCACCGACGCCGAGACCTACGACACCGCCGTCAAGTTCGCCCAGTCGCTCGGCAAGACCACGGCCAACGCCGAGGACTTCCCGGCCTTCATCGTCAACCGGATCCTGGTGCCGATGATCAACGAGGCGATCTACACCCTCTACGAGGGCGTCGGCACGGTGGACGCCATCGACACAGCGATGAAGCTCGGCGCCAACCATCCCATGGGCCCGCTCGAGCTCGGCGACTTCATTGGCCTCGACACCGTGCTGTCGATCATGAACGTGCTCTACGACGGCCTGTCGGACTCCAAGTACCGGCCCTGCCCGCTTCTCGTGAAATACGTCG